A genomic segment from Triticum dicoccoides isolate Atlit2015 ecotype Zavitan chromosome 1A, WEW_v2.0, whole genome shotgun sequence encodes:
- the LOC119267277 gene encoding inactive protein RESTRICTED TEV MOVEMENT 2-like has translation MAAPAAARGRAYEDFVPPHNMVTEPATHTLSVDLTAAGYKKEHIRVQLVRSHGLVVVRGERAVAGNRWSRFRLEFRVPDGCDLKGIHARFEGGVVRVTMPGLRTGPAAAVGDVSGKQVPPAAKADASGVRAGDKEDENVQKQPVEERGADAVKDSGRLDQGQGTPADGVQGVEAPAPASGRGYSYLPERRKLVTSVVGAVLVLFSLGIYVRYSFGP, from the exons ATGGCCGCCCCCGCTGCCGCCCGCGGCCGCGCGTACGAGGACTTCGTGCCGCCGCACAACATGGTCACCGAGCCGGCGACCCACACCCTCTCCGTCGATCTCACCGCCGCAG GGTACAAGAAGGAGCACATCAGGGTGCAGCTGGTCCGCAGCCACGGGCTAGTGGTCGTGCGCGGCGAGCGCGCCGTCGCGGGCAACCGCTGGAGCCGCTTCCGGCTGGAGTTCCGCGTGCCCGACGGCTGCGACCTCAAGGGCATCCACGCGAGGTTCGAGGGCGGCGTCGTGCGGGTCACCATGCCCGGGCTAAGGACGGGGCCTGCGGCCGCGGTCGGCGACGTCTCCGGCAAGCAGGTGCCCCCGGCGGCCAAGGCCGATGCTTCCGGCGTTCGAGCAGGAGACAAGGAAGATGAGAACGTGCAGAaacagccggtggaggagcgcggggcCGACGCGGTGAAAGATAGTGGCCGCCTTGATCAAGGACAAGGTACCCCTGCCGACGGCGTCCAAGGAGTGGAGGCACCGGCGCCGGCGTCAGGCCGCGGATACAGCTACCTCCCTGAACGGAGAAAGCTTGTGACCAGCGTGGTTGGCGCGGTGCTCGTCCTGTTTAGCCTTGGCATCTACGTCAGGTACAGCTTCGGCCCATGA